A single genomic interval of Daucus carota subsp. sativus chromosome 1, DH1 v3.0, whole genome shotgun sequence harbors:
- the LOC108205311 gene encoding E3 ubiquitin-protein ligase RMA1H1 — MSIEQCFNKDRKPISGAASQNSEKTLPCFDCNICLEFANEPVVTLCGHLYCWPCIYKWFYYQSASLASDEQPQCPVCKAEVSHTTVVPLYGRGESLSETESQGKASNRGINIPQRPPALGTETLVTASNHTHQRLPYRNPYQNLQHSSLAYDDYEEDNNSSSARLSTRMDPSNVAVQMFGEMVYARVFGNSQSLYTYPNSYHLVPNSHPRLRRQHMQADKSLGRVSLFLFCCFLLCLFLF; from the coding sequence ATGTCTATCGAGCAGTGTTTTAACAAGGATCGGAAACCCATTTCTGGTGCTGCATCgcaaaattctgaaaaaactTTGCCATGCTTCGACTGCAACATCTGCTTAGAATTTGCAAATGAACCAGTGGTTACTCTCTGCGGCCACCTCTATTGCTGGCCATGTATCTATAAGTGGTTCTATTACCAGAGCGCTTCCCTCGCCTCAGATGAGCAGCCGCAATGCCCAGTTTGCAAGGCAGAAGTATCCCACACCACTGTCGTCCCACTTTATGGCCGCGGAGAAAGCCTTTCTGAAACTGAAAGTCAAGGCAAAGCATCCAATCGCGGTATAAATATACCGCAAAGGCCACCTGCTCTTGGCACTGAAACTCTTGTTACCGCGTCTAATCATACTCATCAACGACTCCCATACAGGAATCCGTATCAGAATCTGCAGCATTCCTCTCTAGCATATGATGACTATGAAGAAGATAACAATTCTTCATCAGCCCGCTTGAGTACAAGAATGGATCCTTCTAACGTAGCAGTTCAAATGTTTGGAGAAATGGTGTATGCAAGGGTATTCGGGAACTCACAGAGCCTCTACACATATCCAAACTCGTACCATCTAGTCCCAAACAGCCACCCCAGATTAAGAAGGCAACATATGCAGGCTGACAAGTCACTGGGCAGAGTTTCACTCTTCCTCTTCTGTTGTTTTCTTCTCTGCCTATTCCTTTTCTAA